In Pseudomonas asiatica, the following are encoded in one genomic region:
- a CDS encoding MerR family transcriptional regulator, whose amino-acid sequence MNVGELERRSGVGRHTLRYYEQLGLIVAHRQANNYRSYSDQTVVDLAFIQSAQSGGFSLAEIGDILAAKRGNTIDCAQGAMLVAGKMAEIQAKITTLQAAYVFLDAERAKLEASAIANGLTIPRPLSV is encoded by the coding sequence GTGAATGTCGGAGAGTTGGAGCGCCGGAGTGGGGTGGGCCGCCATACATTGCGTTATTACGAGCAACTCGGGCTTATCGTGGCCCATCGCCAAGCCAACAATTACCGCAGCTACAGCGACCAGACCGTTGTTGACCTGGCCTTTATTCAAAGTGCCCAGAGTGGCGGTTTTTCGCTCGCCGAGATTGGCGACATCCTTGCGGCCAAGCGCGGTAACACGATCGATTGCGCCCAAGGCGCGATGTTGGTAGCCGGCAAGATGGCCGAAATTCAAGCGAAGATCACCACGCTGCAAGCCGCCTATGTGTTTCTGGATGCGGAGCGTGCAAAGCTGGAAGCCAGTGCCATTGCCAACGGTCTGACCATTCCTCGCCCTCTCTCGGTTTAG